Genomic DNA from Nitratidesulfovibrio vulgaris str. Hildenborough:
GTCTTCCTTGCCGTGCGGGCAGGTACGCAGGGAGGCCATGCCGTCGCACTTGTAGCAGTAGAAGGTCCAGTCGATCTTCAGGGGCTCGCAAAGCAGAGCCTTGCCGGGGGTGGGGCAGGCTTCGTTGATGTAGGGGATCTTGTTGAAGATCGTCTGAGCTTCGAACATCCCGTAGAAGTCGCCCACACCGGCGTGGTCACGGCCGATGATCATGCGGTTGATGCCGTAGTTCTGGCGGAAGGTTGCGTGCAGCAGACCTTCACGGGGGCCGGCGTAGCGCATGTCGAGGGGGTAGCCAGCCTGAATGACGTTTTCCTTCACGAAGTACTTTTCGACGAGGGTGTCGATGCAGCGAACGCGAACTTCAGCAGGAATGTCGCCGGGCTTCAGCGAGCCCACGAGGGAGTGGATGACCACACCGTCGCAGACTTCGATGGCGATCTTGGCAAGGAATTCATGCGAACGGTGCATGGGGTTGCGGAGCTGCAGGGCAGCAACGTTGGCCCAGCCACGCTCTTCCATTTCCTTGCGGAGTTCGGCAGGACGCTTGTAGACGCCAGCGAACTTGGTGGGGAATTCGCCTTCGGACAGCACCTTCACGGTACCGGCGATGTTGAATTCCTTCTGCTCCATGACCATCTTCACGCCGGGGTGGTCATCAAGAGCCACTTCCCAGAACTTCTGCGAGTCGGGGCCTTCGCCCTTGAACACCAGCTCGCATTCCCACTTCTTGTCGGCTTCGGTCATCTCGTAGATTTCTTCCACGAGCATGGTGGCGAAGGTTTCGCCCTTGCGGACGAGAGCGATTTCCTGACCGGGCTTGATGGCTGCGGCGTCGTCCTTGGACACGTCAAGGGTCACAGGCACAGGCCAGAAAGTGCCGTCGGCGAGGGTCATCTTTTCGCAAACGCTCTTCCAGTCGGCCTTCTTCATGAAGCCGTTCAGCGGCGAGAAGCCGCCAATGCCCATCATGATGAGGTCGCCCTTGGCGCGGGAGGAGATTTCGATCTGCTTGAGGCCGGCAGCCTTCTTCAGTTCGGCTTCGCGATCAGCGCCTTCGAGCAGGCAGCACACAAGGCCCTTACCACCATGAGCGGGAACCAGCTTGGACATACCTTACATCCTCCAGATGCGTGATGTTGTTGACACCGTCCGGGATCAAAGTGATGCCCGGACCAAAATTACAATCACCAAAAAATCAACTTCAGGCGATGCCTTCGGGGTGGCGTCGCGTTGATTCCGTCTTGTGAAAAAATTTACAAAATGTCAAGCGGCAAAGCGCGAAAATCAGAACGCACTGCAAAGGGCACAATGAATAAAGGGCCAATAACCTGTATTCGCAGGGCAAGCTCAAGACTGGAGAGGATGGCGGGCACATTTCGCTGATTCAATGCATGCTTCAGAATCGTGAGCTCCCGCGTCTGCCTGTCGTCATTGTTCACCGTTATGGTTCAGAATGTGATTAATGGTGCAAGCGTTGGGTGGATGGGGCTGGCGTTGAAGGTTGGGTGATGCGAGAAAGTTCTTGTGCGCTTCTGAAGAAGGGGATATTCAAGGTGGGTTCGGAGTTGATCCGACAACGTCCTCGGGGCGGGCTGCTGGCCCCCGGGGGCCCCGTGTCGTAGCGCGCATCGTTGCCGGGTAGGTGAACCGGCGGCGGGGTGTGCTGTTGCTTGACAATCGCTG
This window encodes:
- the sat gene encoding sulfate adenylyltransferase, with protein sequence MSKLVPAHGGKGLVCCLLEGADREAELKKAAGLKQIEISSRAKGDLIMMGIGGFSPLNGFMKKADWKSVCEKMTLADGTFWPVPVTLDVSKDDAAAIKPGQEIALVRKGETFATMLVEEIYEMTEADKKWECELVFKGEGPDSQKFWEVALDDHPGVKMVMEQKEFNIAGTVKVLSEGEFPTKFAGVYKRPAELRKEMEERGWANVAALQLRNPMHRSHEFLAKIAIEVCDGVVIHSLVGSLKPGDIPAEVRVRCIDTLVEKYFVKENVIQAGYPLDMRYAGPREGLLHATFRQNYGINRMIIGRDHAGVGDFYGMFEAQTIFNKIPYINEACPTPGKALLCEPLKIDWTFYCYKCDGMASLRTCPHGKEDRVILSGTKLRKALSEGAEVVDHFGRDEVLVILREYYSGLTEKVEVKMQQAASGSVM